Proteins encoded together in one Coffea arabica cultivar ET-39 chromosome 2c, Coffea Arabica ET-39 HiFi, whole genome shotgun sequence window:
- the LOC140035595 gene encoding uncharacterized protein — MYFDGVAHRDGTGAGVVFYTLETDILPYSFTLTRRCSNNVAEYQALILGLETAVDMKQLYFRVYGDSKLVVNQFLGIYDVKKPELIPYYKYARQLMGYLDSVTIEHILRNFNQQADSLAKLASVITLPSNRSQVSICQSWVIPPMFDEESGGEEENAYHIFVHEIEKEDWRYPIIDYLNHEKLPENPKKRVDIRRRAPRFIYYKGTLYRRSFDGVFL, encoded by the coding sequence ATGTATTTTGATGGAGTTGCTCACCGTGATGGAACTGGTGCGGGAGTTGTCTTTTATACTCTTGAAACAGATATATTGCCGTACTCTTTTACTTTAACACGTCGGTGTTCAAACAATGTGGCCGAATATCAGGCGTTGATTCTCGGTCTTGAAACAGCTGTAGACATGAAACAGTTGTATTTTAGAGTCTATGGTGATTCAAAATTGGTGGTAAATCAATTTCTTGGTATTTATGATGTCAAGAAACCTGAATTGATCCCATATTATAAGTATGCAAGACAACTCATGGGATATTTAGATAGCGTCACTATCGAACATATCCTTAGGAATTTCAACCAACAAGCTGACTCTTTGGCAAAATTGGCGTCTGTAATCACTCTACCTTCTAATCGAAGTCAAGTTTCAATATGTCAAAGTTGGGTCATACCTCCGATGTTTGATGAAGAGAGTGGTGGTGAAGAAGAAAATGcttatcatatttttgtccaTGAGATCGAAAAGGAGGATTGGCGTTACCCTATCATTGATTACCTTAATCATGAAAAATTACCAGAAAATCCCAAGAAAAGGGTTGATATACGTCGTCGAGCGCCAC